A section of the Ogataea parapolymorpha DL-1 chromosome II, whole genome shotgun sequence genome encodes:
- a CDS encoding UFD2 Ubiquitin chain assembly factor, producing MSDPEEIRAKRLARLAALSNEPSQPKPKKIASPVTPSPVASSVVKPFDKSVSSTREPSISGSSSPERRQTESIEDWINTKLEFILQATLSKQKALKYTYLESMAQELQTFNTDSIDSILLDILTERGIDSTKYETPFEYLSDCWSKAKSVRRLIKNDEPSKETKLHLIDEVIRLTSSYSLLLFQVPDMYVDEVKLDVIVRQLWSSINKYDTFLMDIISRSIDNDSVLDFLNVFLPHLSQQLLSLNYSTDTDYSKILTVYQILVSNKTIASQLYLVDGFHPEGLKANEFELKTILGPVLRVSPLLPEVAVSNYPEGLTKIQIKNVHESLHSEQVVLINRLFGICDKIVRSGEACRTAFLKLLAEIVNKNHLRRGEHANPKKLASDSFMFCITMVLVKLSQPFLSDGIKIDKISMDYLSRRNKLLDLKEETKINSTIQEYEEHYPEDSLSDEPLNFISECFFLMLSYLQYGFGGMIINSERLSNHVKQLTQELAKLEEMLQKTSTDNANPLAKMLADTRLKPLKKELQKLKSMKLSIDMCSLNRELQLEIFDVINGAIKFFIRLIEPTHSYPNIALKIPFNKFDDDVDKFDDFEYLRSIAPVPFKYYPEIFIEGIVNYCHYIAKFSNNPMLQNEKQLNQFIEFAIIILRCPELVNNPHLKARLTEVLFFGSLPMANNMDGYMVHIFNNNDLVKENLLISLLDFYVMVEKTGASSQFYDKFNARCHISMILEQLWKFDFYRADLRRISKNQKFFVRLIARMLNDTTYLLDESLNHLHTIGTCQREIASRKKGNSPATEESDEDLNKKLQESERMAKSLVQLSNKTIQLFDLFTKEIPSAFYIVEIVDRLAGMLNYNLVALVGPRCNELRVQDPETYHFNPSELLLHICSIFINLSNGQEFVEAVARDSRSFSPACFKRAIQILNKVGKIDVEFSTKLNSFVEQAEKVKVEDEEEELELGEIPDEFLDPLMFTLMKDPVKLPQSKVSMDRSVLKAHLMNDPTDPFNRTPLKLEDVAEDTELKNKIEQFIKERRRHRDSQGDVNME from the exons ATGAGTGATCCGGAAGAG ATTCGTGCCAAGCGATTGGCCAGGCTTGCGGCCCTATCAAACGAACCGTCGCAGCCAAAACCGAAAAAAATCGCCAGTCCAGTGACTCCTAGCCCTGTCGCGTCGTCTGTCGTGAAACCTTTCGACAAATCGGTGTCCAGTACCCGCGAGCCTTCAATCAGCGGGTCTAGCTCACCAGAGAGAAGACAAACCGAGTCGATCGAAGATTGGATCAACACGAAACTCGAGTTTATTCTACAGGCCACTTTGTCTAAACAAAAAGCTTTAAAGTACACGTACCTGGAATCGATGGCTCAGGAGTTGCAGACATTCAATACAGACTCGATCGATAGCATCCTGCTAGACATTTTGACTGAGAGGGGAATTGATTCCACCAAATACGAAACTCCGTTTGAGTACCTGTCCGATTGTTGGAGTAAGGCCAAAAGTGTTCGCAGATTGATCAAAAATGACGAGCCGAGCAAGGAGACTAAATTACACCTTATTGACGAAGTCATCAGGCTGACTTCAAGCTACTCGCTCTTATTGTTCCAGGTTCCCGACATGTATGTTGACGAGgtcaagctggacgtgATTGTTCGCCAATTGTGGTCTTCCATCAACAAGTACGATACTTTCCTAATGGACATCATATCCAGATCGATCGACAATGACAGTGTTCTAGACTTCCTCAATGTTTTCCTTCCGCATCTGTCTCAACAGCTTTTGAGTCTAAACTACTCCACCGACACCGACtactccaaaatcttgACGGTTTATCAGATATtggtctccaacaagacCATTGCCTCGCAGCTCTACCTAGTGGACGGATTCCACCCAGAAGGGCTCAAGGCCAacgagtttgagctgaAGACCATTCTTGGGCCCGTGCTTAGAGTGTCTCCTTTGTTACCCGAAGTCGCAGTTTCGAACTATCCAGAAGGACTCACTAAAATTCAAATCAAGAATGTCCATGAATCTCTTCACAGTGAGCAGGTGGTTTTGATCAACAGATTATTTGGAATTTGCGACAAGATTGTGAGGTCTGGAGAAGCGTGTCGTACAGCGTTTCTTAAACTATTAGCTGAGATCGTGAATAAGAACCATCTGAGAAGAGGAGAGCACGCCAATCCGAAAAAACTCGCTTCGGACTCATTCATGTTCTGCATCACCATGGTTCTTGTCAAGCTTTCACAACCCTTTCTGTCTGATGGaatcaagatcgacaaaATCTCAATGGACTATCTAAGTCGCCGCAACAAACTTTTGGACCTGAAGGAGGAAACCAAGATTAATTCCACTATCCAAGAATATGAAGAACACTATCCTGAAGACAGTCTTTCTGACGAGCCATTGAACTTTATATCTGAATGCTTCTTTTTGATGCTCAGCTATCTGCAGTACGGTTTTGGAGGTATGATTATCAATTCGGAAAGACTTTCCAATCATGTCAAACAACTTACACAGGAACTCGCAAAATTGGAGGAAATGCTACAAAAAACCTCTACTGATAATGCAAACCCGCTAGCCAAGATGCTTGCCGATACCAGACTCAAGCCtctgaaaaaagagttgcagaaactgaagTCGATGAAACTGTCCATCGACATGTGCTCTTTGAACAGGGAGTTGCAGCTTGAGATTTTTGACGTGATCAACGGAGCAATCAAGTTCTTCATCAGGCTTATTGAGCCTACTCACAGCTATCCAAACATTGCACTCAAAATACCATTCAATAAGTTTGATGACGATGTCGACAAGTTCGACGACTTTGAGTACTTGAGAAGCATTGCTCCTGTGCCATTCAAATACTACCCTGAAATCTTTATTGAGGGCATCGTGAATTACTGCCATTATATTGCGAAATTTAGCAACAATCCAATGCTACAGAACGAAAAACAGCTAAATCAATTCATAGAGTTTGCAATAATCATCCTCAGATGTCCTGAACTGGTCAATAACCCACATTTGAAGGCCAGACTTACAGAGGTTCTATTTTTTGGCTCTTTGCCTATGGCTAACAACATGGATGGATACATGGTCCATATCTTCAACAATAACGATCTTGTCAAGGAAAATCTGCTGATTTCTTTACTAGATTTCTATGtgatggtggaaaaaacGGGCGCATCCTCTCAATTCTATGACAAGTTCAATGCCAGATGTCACATTTCGATGATTTTAGAGCAATTGTGGAAATTTGATTTTTACAGAGCTGATCTGAGACGCATCTCGAAGAACCAGAAATTCTTTGTGCGGCTCATTGCACGTATGCTGAACGACACAACCTACTTGCTAGACGAGTCATTGAACCATCTGCACACCATTGGAACGTGTCAACGGGAGATAGCATCGCGCAAAAAGGGAAATTCTCCCGCCACGGAAGAAAGCGATGAGGATCTGAACAAGAAGTTGCAGGAAAGCGAGAGAATGGCCAAGTCTCTAGTCCAGCTATCCAACAAGACGATACAATTGTTTGATTTGTTCACGAAGGAGATTCCTTCGGCTTTCTACATTGTGGAAATTGTTGATAGACTCGCTGGTATGCTCAACTACAACCTGGTTGCCCTGGTTGGGCCACGATGCAACGAGTTGAGGGTGCAGGACCCTGAAACATACCATTTCAATCCCTCAGAGCTGCTGCTACACATTTGCTCGATTTTCATCAATCTTTCTAACGGCCaggagtttgtggaggCTGTTGCCAGAGACTCGAGATCTTTCAGTCCTGCTTGTTTCAAACGTGCGATTcagattctcaacaaagtcGGCAAAATTGACGTCGAATTCAGCACTAAACTGAACAGCTTTGTTGAGCAAGCTGAAAAGGTGAAGgttgaggacgaggaggaagagttgGAGCTTGGAGAAATTCCAGACGAGTTCCTCGATCCGCTCATGTTCACCTTGATGAAGGACCCGGTGAAGCTTCCGCAGTCCAAGGTGAGCATGGACCGGTCTGTTCTCAAGGCGCATTTGATGAACGATCCAACGGATCCCTTCAATCGTACGCCGTTGAAGCTTGAAGATGTGGCTGAGGACActgagctgaaaaacaagatcGAGCAATTTATCAAGGAGCGCCGTCGACACAGAGACAGCCAGGGCGACGTGAACATGGAATAA
- a CDS encoding High-affinity glucose transporter SNF3, producing the protein MSTEARDHSLPLELRDLSLQEPARCVEVRDTYTTTDYDQSAQPSVEDEKKDQAPDGAELERQRNWSSIMAVYVGLLMAIGGFLYGYDTGIINGLLEMKYVKRTFPPNNAGGFSASQSSIITSVLSIGTFVGSLFAPVLSDRVGRRLSIVASSTIMFSLGTILQLVSEGIPLLCVGRFVSGFGVGMISAIIPLYQAEVSPKWIRGSVISFYQWAITWGLLVSSAITQATHSIDDARCYRIPIGLQLIWGVVLGIGMYSLPESPRFFVKKDRLDDALHALSRFRRLPLNDKSLVEELIEIKASHDYEMSFGPTSIMDCFRSSPSRASQLRRMLTGMLLQALQQCSGINFIFYYGVNYFVRAGIANSYLISFITYTVNVVFTIPGIFSVEIWGRRWLLIVGAGGMTVSNFVIAAVGVTTDSLIANKVIVAFVCLFIAFFASTWGPLAWVVVGEMYSLSVRQKAVALTAATNWLVNFIFACCTPYLVDTGKHTAALGTKIFFLWGSLNFVGMVFAYFYIYETKGLLLEEVDELFRVCKSARKSMYFKPHTEMPENEGSPRHSESHRANAVAMTTEILNVPNNVPPSVHSTDDESEFYHAHLSEYLGPQTEYNYTNQEDLMGLIRSLGVGLDGTAESVHSHGQ; encoded by the coding sequence ATGTCGACAGAAGCTCGAGATCACTCGCTCCCGCTAGAACTGCGGGATTTGAGTTTGCAGGAACCCGCTCGATGCGTCGAGGTTCGAGATACTTACACCACCACTGACTACGATCAGTCCGCACAGCCCTCTGTGGAggatgaaaaaaaagaccAGGCTCCGGATGgtgccgagctcgagcgcCAGCGGAACTGGTCGTCCATTATGGCCGTCTATGTGGGTTTGCTAATGGCTATCGGGGGCTTTTTGTATGGTTACGACACAGGCATCATTAACGGCCTGCTAGAAATGAAATACGTGAAAAGAACGTTCCCACCCAACAACGCGGGTGGGTTCAGCGCGAGCCAGTCATCCATCATCACGTCTGTGCTTTCGATCGGTACTTTTGTGGGCTCGTTATTTGCGCCCGTGCTCTCAGATAGAGTGGGGCGACGGCTGAGTATCGTCGCGTCGTCTACAATTATGTTTTCGCTCGGCACGATATTGCAGCTTGTCTCGGAAGGTATCCCACTCCTGTGTGTCGGCCGCTTTGTTAGCGGCTTCGGAGTGGGCATGATATCGGCCATCATCCCGCTCTACCAGGCCGAGGTGTCGCCCAAGTGGATCAGAGGATCTGTGATTTCGTTTTACCAATGGGCCATTACGTGGGGGTTGCTTGTTTCGAGCGCCATCACCCAAGCAACGCACTCCATCGACGACGCCCGCTGCTACCGCATCCCGATCGGCCTGCAGCTGATCTGGGGCGTCGTCTTAGGCATCGGAATGTACTCGCTGCCCGAATCGCCACGGTTCTTCGTCAAAAAAGATCGTCTTGACGACGCCCTCCACGCACTCTCGCGGTTCCGCCGCCTGCCCCTGAACGACAAGTCGCTGGTCGAGGAGTTAATTGAAATCAAGGCCAGTCACGACTACGAGATGAGCTTTGGCCCCACAAGTATCATGGACTGTTTCCGCAGCTCGCCAAGTCGCGCCAGCCAGCTGCGCCGCATGCTCACAGGCATGCTTTTGCAGGCGCTCCAGCAGTGCTCGggaattaattttattttttacTACGGGGTCAACTATTTTGTGCGCGCAGGAATAGCCAACTCGTACCTCATCTCGTTTATCACCTACACAGTCAACGTGGTGTTCACCATCCCGGGCATTTTTTCGGTCGAGATTTGGGGCCGGAGATGGCTGCTAATTGTTGGGGCGGGTGGAATGACGGTGTCGAATTTTGTCATCGCTGCGGTCGGCGTGACCACGGACTCTCTTATTGCCAACAAGGTGATTGTCGCGTTTGTGTGTCTGTTCATCGCGTTCTTCGCCTCCACGTGGGGCCCGCTTGCTTGGGTCGTTGTGGGAGAAATGTACAGTTTGTCGGTTCGGCAGAAAGCCGTTGCACTGACCGCTGCTACCAACTGGCTGGtgaattttatttttgcaTGCTGTACACCATATCTGGTTGACACAGGCAAGCACACTGCCGCTCTGGGCACCAAGatcttctttctttgggGGTCTCTGAATTTTGTGGGCATGGTGTTTGCCTACTTTTACATCTACGAAACGAAAGGActgcttttggaggaggtggacgagctgtttAGGGTGTGCAAAAGCGCACGCAAGTCCATGTATTTCAAGCCGCACACAGAAATGCCGGAGAACGAGGGTTCTCCGCGACACTCGGAGTCGCACAGGGCGAACGCTGTGGCCATGACCACGGAGATTTTGAACGTGCCAAACAACGTGCCTCCATCGGTCCACTCGACAGACGATGAGAGCGAGTTTTACCACGCGCACCTGAGCGAATATCTGGGCCCCCAGACAGAGTACAATTACACCAACCAGGAAGACCTGATGGGGCTAATTCGTAGCCTGGGCGTCGGTTTGGATGGAACAGCAGAGTCTGTACATAGCCATGGAcaataa
- a CDS encoding allantoinase 1, translated as MSLPPCHILCQSDPHTQRNVLDTLFEPCDTLADILIPTVFGRSFSTYSQLIEACRDQLNKLYLEYVNDRSLKLTIDAIVSAHPRLGPPKDANAKLSSHSSSEQAQLNADPELAQKLVELNDSYEATFPGLRFVVFVNGRSRDEIMKIMNERIARNDMDAEIKEAFDAMCDIALDRAKKNQSKL; from the coding sequence ATGTCGTTACCGCCTTGCCACATTTTGTGCCAATCAGATCCTCACACACAGCGAAATGTTTTGGACACATTGTTTGAGCCGTGTGACACGTTGGCAGACATTTTAATTCCAACGGTGTTTGGACGTTCTTTCTCCACATACAGCCAATTGATCGAGGCATGCAGAGATCAACTGAATAAACTCTATCTCGAATATGTTAATGACCGGAGTCTAAAGCTGACTATTGATGCCATAGTCTCTGCACACCCAAGACTGGGTCCGCCAAAGGACGCGAATGCCAAACTCTCCTCACATTCATCTTCAGAACAGGCTCAACTCAATGCAGACCCTGAGCTTGCACAGAAACTAGTGGAACTTAATGACAGCTACGAAGCTACCTTCCCGGGACTCCGATTTGTCGTGTTTGTGAACGGAAGGTCAAGAGACGAGATAATGAAAATTATGAACGAACGCATCGCAAGAAACGATATGGACGCCGAAATCAAAGAGGCCTTTGACGCGATGTGCGATATAGCTCTCGACAgggcgaaaaaaaaccaaTCTAAGTTATAA
- a CDS encoding Prenyltransferase, required for cell viability, which produces MSLEMKTTELEGSQSPENGFSTEASQELVYNLVQQNQQDVSEVPTDVDHRIPVPAYTSDTFFTTLYNLFKNLTSSRSQTKGEGEGPEVSGPISYYIYHSILVFLYLLMSVYRFYEYTYNRLKLRFLNLAYNPSRTPSLINSDVNKLPKIPYRLSAILNYKSEQEENGGVEGLCNDAAELTAWCLSSGIPNFTIYEYHGILKNHIPELRRSIHRKLVAYFGTSNVPTYQIKIPHLNLSYAGSYDGEYGDSEDKPDIEISLLSVVDGRPTIVELTKVMSQLSKNHELSDKDINMKFIDQELQQLVGPEPDLIVMFQPYLNLQGYPPWHTRLSEMYWEPDNDEVSYAVFLRALQKYSTCKVNIGR; this is translated from the coding sequence ATGTCCCTGGAAATGAAGACCACCGAGCTGGAAGGGTCGCAATCGCCGGAGAACGGGTTTTCCACAGAGGCATCCCAGGAGCTGGTGTACAACCTGGTTCAGCAAAACCAACAAGACGTGAGCGAGGTTCCTACAGATGTTGATCATAGGATCCCGGTCCCAGCATACACGTCAGATaccttcttcaccacccTCTACAATCTCTTCAAAAATCTGACGTCGTCAAGGTCACAGACAAAGGGAGAAGGTGAAGGCCCAGAGGTTTCGGGTCCTATTTCCTACTACATCTACCACTCGATTCTTGTGTTTTTGTACCTGCTCATGTCGGTGTACCGCTTTTACGAATACACTTATAACAGACTGAAGCTCAGATTCCTGAATCTGGCCTACAACCCATCCAGAACCCCCTCGTTGATCAACAGCGACGTGAACAAACTGCCCAAGATTCCATACCGATTGTCTGCCATTTTAAACTACAAGTCCGAACAAGAGGAGAACGGCGGCGTTGAGGGGCTTTGTAACGACGCCGCCGAACTGACTGCTTGGTGTCTGTCGTCTGGAATTCCAAATTTCACGATTTACGAGTATCATGGcatcttgaaaaaccaCATTCCAGAGCTGCGTCGATCGATCCATCGCAAGCTCGTGGCATACTTCGGCACCAGCAACGTCCCCACCTACCAAATTAAAATTCCACATTTGAATCTGAGTTACGCTGGATCGTATGATGGAGAATACGGTGACAGTGAGGACAAACCTGATATCGAGATCAGTTTGTTGAGCGTGGTAGACGGAAGACCCACCATTGTGGAGCTGACCAAAGTCATGTCCCAGCTGTCCAAGAACCATGAACTAAGTGACAAAGACATCAACATGAAATTTATTGACCAGGAACTCCAGCAACTGGTTGGCCCAGAGCCAGACCTGATTGTCATGTTCCAGCCGTACCTGAACCTACAGGGCTACCCCCCATGGCACACACGGCTCAGCGAGATGTACTGGGAGCCAGACAATGATGAGGTTTCCTACGCTGTGTTTTTAAGAGCATTGCAGAAATATTCCACGTGCAAAGTCAATATCGGTCGCTAA
- a CDS encoding ADP-ribosylation factor 1: MGLSISKLLQGLFGRKEMRILMVGLDAAGKTTILYKLKLGEIVTTIPTIGFNVETVEYKNISFTVWDVGGQDKIRPLWRHYFQNTQGIIFVVDSNDRDRISEAREELQRMLNEDELRDALLLVFANKQDLPNAMNAAEITEKLGLQSIRPRPWFIQATCATSGDGLYEGLEWLSTNLKNGN, translated from the coding sequence ATGGGTTTGTCTATTTCGAAGTTGCTCCAGGGCCTATTTGGTCGCAAAGAAATGAGAATCTTGATGGTGGGTCTCGATGCTGCCGGAAAAACCACCATTCTATATAAGTTGAAATTGGGCGAGATTGTCACCACAATTCCAACAATTGGTTTCAACGTCGAAACCGTGGAGTACAAGAACATCTCCTTCACCGTCTGGGACGTTGGTGGACAAGATAAAATCAGACCATTGTGGAGACACTACTTCCAAAACACACAGGGTATCATTTTCGTTGTCGACTCCAACGACAGAGATCGTATCTCTGAGGCCAGAGAGGAACTGCAAAGAATGttgaacgaggacgagctgagAGATGCATTGTTATTGGTTTTCGCAAACAAACAAGACTTACCAAACGCCATGAATGCTGCCGAGATCACAGAAAAACTGGGTCTGCAGTCCATCAGACCAAGACCATGGTTTATCCAAGCGACCTGCGCCACCTCCGGTGACGGTCTGTACGAGGGTCTCGAGTGGCTGTCTACTAACTTGAAAAATGGTAACTAA
- a CDS encoding Serine/threonine-protein phosphatase PP2A-2 catalytic subunit, translated as MDLDSDIQMEDAVEQTQPETTGKEASLSQFPITTADPTTQRNTLDGWIEQLSQCKPLSEESVKQLCAMAVEVVKGEENVQPVQVPVTICGDIHGQFHDLMELFKIGGPCPDTNYLFMGDYVDRGYYSVETVSYLVAMKVRYPRRITILRGNHESRQITQVYGFYDECFRKYGSANVWKMFTDLFDYFPITALVDNSIFCLHGGLSPMIESIDQVRELNRIQEVPHEGPMCDLLWSDPDDRGGWGISPRGAGFTFGQDISEQFNHTNGLSLIARAHQLVMEGYSWSHQDLVVTIFSAPNYCYRCGNQAAIMEVDENHNRDFLQYDPSVRPGEPTVTRKTPDYFL; from the coding sequence ATGGATTTGGATTCGGATATACAGATGGAAGATGCCGTCGAGCAAACACAGCCAGAGACCACAGGAAAGGAAGCCTCGCTTTCCCAGTTCCCCATAACCACGGCCGACCCAACTACCCAGAGAAACACGTTGGATGGCTGGATAGAACAACTGAGCCAATGTAAGCCATTGAGTGAGGAGTCTGTCAAGCAACTCTGTGCGATGGCTGTTGAGGTTGTCAAGGGGGAGGAGAATGTTCAACCGGTTCAGGTACCAGTCACCATTTGTGGAGATATCCATGGACAGTTCCATGATTTGATGGAACTGTTTAAGATTGGAGGCCCATGCCCAGATACGAACTATCTGTTTATGGGAGACTATGTTGACAGAGGCTACTACTCAGTGGAGACAGTCAGCTATTTGGTGGCTATGAAAGTTAGGTACCCAAGGAGAATTACCATTCTCAGAGGAAATCACGAGTCGAGGCAAATTACACAGGTTTATGGATTTTATGACGAATGCTTTAGAAAATATGGTTCCGCTAATGTTTGGAAGATGTTTACCGACCTATTCGATTACTTCCCGATCACCGCATTGGTTGACAACTCCATTTTCTGTTTACACGGTGGCTTGTCGCCAAtgatcgagtcgatcgaTCAGGTCAGGGAACTCAACAGAATTCAAGAGGTTCCGCACGAGGGACCTATGTGCGATCTGTTGTGGTCTGACCCTGACGATAGAGGAGGATGGGGAATTTCTCCTAGAGGTGCTGGTTTCACTTTTGGTCAGGACATATCCGAACAATTCAACCACACAAACGGGCTTTCGCTTATTGCCAGAGCTCATCAGCTAGTGATGGAGGGTTACAGCTGGTCACATCAGGATCTGGTGGTTACTATTTTCTCTGCACCAAATTACTGCTATAGATGTGGAAACCAGGCTGCAATTATGGAAGTTGACGAGAATCACAACAGAGACTTTTTGCAATACGATCCTTCCGTTCGCCCTGGCGAGCCTACCGTGACCAGAAAAACTCCAGATTATTTCCTATGA
- a CDS encoding putative membrane protein, whose product MSSGLNNGPDIFQKTPKHYRHKIQPIPPYVLDGVERGQIPLQPEPNDNCYSPTYWSRFISTFRNIDAYAPDQFNRSGAESILDSYKLEQDWRGEEKLQRMYNGQPYSALHGSGDMNGNNSGAYHKAKYRSKAGYWISENKKDWKPRLNDILIYNSYVPLFFRMFTLFLSCVALGLAARIVVLNNHLDTTDHVSQQPSTIMAIVVQSVAILYLFYISYDEFTSQPLGLRDPQAKLRLIMCELVFVIFSSANLALSFNSLYDSRWVCKVNHSIMSNPKLLVSMCSRQRTLAAFLFIILVVWCIMFTISIIKVVQMVNRNDQRLS is encoded by the coding sequence ATGTCGAGCGGTCTGAATAATGGTCCGGACATCTTTCAGAAAACCCCAAAACACTACCGACACAAGATCCAACCGATTCCGCCTTACGTCCTAGATGGTGTTGAGCGAGGCCAGATTCCGCTTCAGCCAGAGCCGAATGACAATTGCTACAGTCCTACTTATTGGAGTCGCTTTATTTCGACTTTCAGGAACATTGACGCCTATGCTCCGGATCAATTCAATCGGTCAGGAGCTGAGTCCATTTTGGATAGCTACAAACTGGAACAAGATTGGAGAGGCGAGGAGAAGTTACAGCGCATGTACAACGGCCAGCCATACTCCGCGCTCCATGGCAGTGGAGATATGAATGGAAACAATTCAGGAGCTTATCATAAAGCCAAATATAGATCGAAGGCAGGCTACTGGATTTCCGAGAATAAGAAAGACTGGAAGCCTCGATTGAATGACATCTTGATATACAACTCATACGTCCCGCTTTTTTTCCGAATGTTCACCCTATTTCTTTCATGTGTTGCTCTGGGGCTGGCCGCTCGCATAGTCGTTTTGAATAATCATCTAGATACCACTGACCACGTTTCGCAACAACCGAGTACAATAATGGCAATTGTTGTGCAGTCTGTGGCCATTTTGTACCTGTTCTATATCAGCTACGATGAGTTCACATCTCAGCCGCTCGGACTCAGGGATCCGCAAGCTAAATTGAGACTGATTATGTGCGAGCTGGtgtttgtgattttttcctctgcTAACCTGGCTCTCAGCTTCAATTCACTTTACGATTCCCGATGGGTTTGCAAAGTCAACCACTCAATTATGAGTAACCCCAAATTGCTAGTGTCGATGTGCAGTCGTCAACGAACCCTAGCCGCATTTCTCTTCATCATCCTGGTCGTTTGGTGTATAATGTTTACAATCAGCATCATTAAAGTGGTGCAAATGGTCAACAGAAATGACCAAAGACTATCTTAG
- a CDS encoding Rho GDP dissociation inhibitor involved in the localization and regulation of Cdc42p has translation MSDTELVPEEIPGFKVGEKKSLQEYAQLDANDESLNKWKRSLGLNTGELLPVKEGDKRTVVILSMTLNIRGEPPVIVELEDVKDPKVSFKIKEKSIYQLVIKFRIQGEIITGLRYLQAVKKTGITVDKLDEPLGSFAPCTVDKPYYEKVFDEVEAPSGLLARGSYNAVSKFIDDDKTVHLTIPWSFQIVK, from the coding sequence ATGTCAGACACCGAATTGGTTCCTGAAGAGATTCCTGGCTTCAAAGTCGGCGAAAAAAAGTCTCTCCAAGAGTACGCGCAGTTGGATGCTAACGATgagtcgctcaacaagtGGAAGCGGTCGCTTGGTCTGAATACAGGAGAACTTTTACCTGTCAAGGAAGGGGACAAGAGAACAGTGGTGATTCTCTCGATGACTCTTAACATTAGAGGCGAGCCTCCAGTGATTGTCGAGCTGGAAGACGTCAAAGATCCAAAGGTGTCATTTaaaatcaaggagaaaagcATTTACCAGCTGGTGATCAAGTTCCGTATCCAAGGAGAAATCATCACCGGTTTAAGATACCTGCAGGCTGTGAAGAAGACAGGAATCACTGTGGACAAGCTAGATGAGCCACTCGGATCTTTTGCTCCCTGTACAGTAGACAAACCTTATTATGaaaaggtgtttgacgaggtgGAAGCGCCAAGCGGACTACTGGCAAGAGGCTCCTACAATGCCGTGTCCAAATTCATAGACGACGACAAAACTGTGCACCTGACTATTCCATGGAGCTTCCAAATTGTGAAATAG
- a CDS encoding 60S ribosomal protein L35: protein MAGVKAYELRSKSKEQLQEQLVELKKELAQLKVQKLTRPSLPRIHTVRKNIARVLTVINLQQRASVREFYKGKKYIPKDLRQKKTRALRRALTKYEKTQKTDKARKQAIAYPAKKFAVKA from the exons ATG GCCGGTGTCAAAGCTTACGAACTCAGATCCAAGTCCAAGGAACAACTgcaggagcagctggtcgagctcaagaaggagcTGGCCCAATTGAAGGTCCAAAAACTGACCAGACCATCTCTCCCAAGAATCCACACTGTCAGAAAGAATATTGCTAGAGTTCTCACTGTGATCAACTTGCAACAAAGAGCTTCCGTCAGAGAATTCTACAAGGGCAAGAAGTACATTCCAAAGGATCTCAGACAAAAGAAGACCAGAGCTTTGAGAAGAGCCCTCACCAAGTACGAGAAGACTCAGAAGACCGACAAGGCTAGAAAGCAAGCTATTGCCTACCCAGCCAAGAAGTTCGCTGTCAAGGCTTAA